In Trichomycterus rosablanca isolate fTriRos1 chromosome 20, fTriRos1.hap1, whole genome shotgun sequence, one DNA window encodes the following:
- the fam110b gene encoding protein FAM110B: MPTETLPPDSKALGVGGAVASAVPLRILNKGPEYFRRAAEPNPKRLSAVERLEADKAKYVKSQEVINAKQEPVKPQVLPKRSPGVGSALKASNNNAKSDTCASTKRENLNLEILKNLLNSSSAEGPSKSSVARSWAPESGHRSFPESLNVPAAAFHGRRSPQNLNLSLGFMENLGAEGERLPLHVSHSSSDIRRLCNGKSFRTVRSSSSSSAPPLPPKPSAKALGIPDKPKFQLETERRPSLHRSKSDLSDRLARSGADAERFFNYCGLEPDELEGLVEGFGRASSDIVSLNFRSASMISSDCGHSRHTDNDDLSNEDEDDERVPYGISAVERNARVIKWLYSIKQARESQKVSHV, translated from the coding sequence ATGCCCACCGAGACGCTCCCGCCAGATAGCAAGGCGTTGGGCGTGGGTGGCGCCGTGGCCTCGGCCGTGCCCCTTCGGATCCTCAACAAGGGTCCCGAGTACTTCCGGCGCGCCGCCGAGCCCAACCCGAAACGCCTGAGCGCCGTCGAGAGGCTCGAGGCCGACAAGGCCAAGTACGTCAAGAGCCAGGAGGTCATCAACGCCAAGCAGGAACCCGTGAAGCCGCAGGTCCTGCCCAAACGCAGCCCGGGCGTCGGCTCCGCCCTGAAAGCATCCAACAATAACGCCAAGTCGGACACCTGCGCCAGCACCAAGCGCGAGAACCTCAACCTGGAGATCCTTAAGAACCTTCTCAACAGCTCCTCAGCTGAAGGACCCTCGAAAAGCTCCGTCGCTCGGAGTTGGGCGCCCGAATCCGGGCATCGCTCCTTCCCAGAGTCGCTAAACGTCCCCGCTGCCGCTTTTCACGGGCGCAGAAGCCCTCAGAACCTGAACCTGAGTCTGGGATTTATGGAGAACCTCGGGGCGGAGGGGGAGCGTTTACCGCTCCACGTGTCTCACAGCTCTTCTGATATCCGCCGCCTGTGTAACGGGAAGTCATTCCGTACGGtgcgcagcagcagcagcagttcgGCCCCGCCTCTCCCGCCCAAACCCAGCGCCAAGGCCCTGGGCATCCCGGACAAACCGAAATTCCAGCTCGAAACGGAGCGCCGGCCCTCGCTGCACCGCTCCAAATCGGACCTGAGCGACCGGCTGGCTCGGTCCGGCGCAGACGCCGAGAGGTTCTTCAACTACTGCGGCCTGGAGCCGGACGAGCTGGAGGGACTGGTGGAGGGGTTCGGGCGCGCCAGCTCCGACATCGTGTCTCTGAACTTTCGCAGCGCCAGCATGATCAGCTCGGACTGCGGCCACTCCAGACACACGGACAACGACGACCTGTCCAACGAGGACGAGGACGACGAGCGCGTTCCCTACGGGATCTCGGCGGTCGAGCGCAACGCTCGCGTCATCAAGTGGCTCTACAGCATAAAGCAGGCGCGCGAGTCGCAGAAGGTCTCGCACGTTTGA